TCTCACCACAGGGGTAACATCATATATACCTCTCTGCTGATATAACTTGAAAGTCTTCCATGTCAAAATATTGACAGTTCCATAAATATACAATGATCTTATTAGTCCTTTAGCTAAGCATGTTTTCATTCACGCTGCTAGTCTTATGATCACAGTGCATCGAATCCAAATCTACACAATTAGGTGGCTTTCAAAATGATAAGTTACTTATAATCCACACACTTAAATCTTTTCATAGGCCCTATCATGCATCTACCTTTTCTTGTGGCAGGGGTATAGGTTTCCTGATACAATCTATTGCCGGCAATGGATGTACCAAAACCGTCAAGAATCATATTATTGCACAATATGTGAAGACGTAAAATTCTTCCaagagtttattttaaaaatggaattcgGATATTTCCCAACACCTGCATTAATACTGTACGACTAAGAAAAGCATGTCAGTAGCGTGGACTGAACCAGCGATCAACATGCGCCCAGAATGCACACTAGTAAAAATGCAGTCAGAGGAAGTAGTCTTCATTGTCTATTGTCACTTCCAGTCAGAGGTTAAAGACTGAATGATCAAAGTGCTCATTTTCTCAGTAGGACTATCTTCTGTTAGGCGAATTTCAAAACGGTGGCATCAACACGTATCATCTTTAAAAGAACACAAACAAATATGTAGTACATACGCATAACATCCaacatattttaataaagaaacacATAGTGACAACACAGGtaaatatttgatttatttgttcagtgggaattcagaaATAGGAAATGCTAACAAAGATTGATCTCAAGTCATTGTACTGTTTTGTTCAAAGAAATTTGAACTGAAATAAATGAGCTCTAGTCAAGAGAACTGATTCtctaaggccttttccacatgcgtAGCTTatcacagtggccaaacattGTATCTTGGAAACGTTTTCTATGAAATCATTCCGTACATCCCCTTTCTGCATAACTGTCTTGCTGGCTGAGCCCAGCAAGATGGAGAAACAGGCACTGCAGAAGTGAGGGAACAAATGGCATATGCACCACCACACACTCAGGACAGAAACTGAGGTGCCTATGCAGCCAGCCACCCTTTCCAGGTCAGGATGAAGCTGTGTGGCTTGCACACTCTCATCCATGGCAGCACATGGCTTGCACTTAGTGCTCCACCTCACCCCTCCTAGCAGCAAGCAGAAATGGAAGGAATTGTTTTCATTCTTGTCCTCCTTCTCTGGCACATGGTTTAAAGCTTCGGGCGGTACACCCAGCACCTTCCtcaagtttttctctctttcccctccacacTTGTGGCAGATGAAGTAACCCCCACCATCCACTCTCATTAGCactatttttattgtaatttgtgGTTACAGAGccttgtgttttttggggggaggcatCCCTTAACTTGCTTAAGGTTTCCCTCTACCTAGCCATTCCTCTTCCCATCCCTCCTGCACATCCCAAAAGGCAGGTTGAGAAGTGACCTGTTTCTTTTCAGAAGACTGATACAGAAGCCTCCTTCTTCCCTGTCTTCCATAGAAAAAAAGATGCGCATTCTCCAGAACCGTGTAAAGAGCAAGTTTTCCTTTAAGGCTAGACGGAAGAATGTAGTTTCTGCAAAGGACAAGCTTGTCAGCAAGCAGTCCACTGCAGATAACCTGAATATGTTCATAGAAATGCTTGTCTTCTTCCTAAGACCCTTAATATATGAAACGAcgtaaaaacagaattaatattAGAAATGTGGCAAGTTCTGAAGGGGCCTTTAAACCCATGTTGCATTGTTAATAATTACAGCCTTGGATTTGGATCTGGCAGACCCCaatttgaatcccaactctgccatggaatcttgctgagCGACCTACTCTCAggctaccctaccctaccccctcggttttgtgaggataaaatgaaggagcaaAGAATGAGGTATGCTGCTTGGGTCCTTTTTGGGGAGAAatgaagttgttgttttttttttaatgttgctttgggaacagaatccccaccccacctcaattCTCCCAGCAGGGGCAGAACTGGGCATTTGCTTAGGGACAGAGAAGTATATGGGAATGAATTACACAGTTCAGGATAAAGGGTGGGGATTCAGACAAGATCATTCTAATAAATCCTCAAGAATTCATATGattatgcaaaaacaaaatatttgcaCTACTGTGGCTCTATGGAACGTTGGATCTGTAATGTTTAGTATGTAGCCTCATTAACATGGAGCTGAACTTTCATTTCATGGTGAATTTGTAGGGGTTTATACATTGCCTATTTTTTGGACTACCAACACTGCAGAATGTGAGATGTGAATCACTGAATAATCAACTGCTAAAATGGCTCAATTCAGACAACATGTTGAGCCATGGTTGAGGAAACTTAGCTATGGTTTTGATATTATAGGAATTGACTGTCAAGAGTTACAGCCATCACTCAAGATCCAAAGCCTTTTAttccaaggaaaaaaattaatgaatttaATGAACCTGAAAGCTGAGAAGATGGAAAAGGAAAGCAGATATTGCATGTTTAAATACAAACCATTCTTTGAGTTCTAACCTACCACTGTTTTGATTTAGGCCTCAACAACTCAGTTTGATTGCTCCTGAAGGATAGCCTCTGTTGGGTTTAGGTTTCTCTTGATCCCAACATTCTTTGGCATCTAATAAATCTAAGTACTCAACACTATTAATTTATCCACACATGGAGACTTCACAGTGCTTTTCAACCAGTTCTTTGCTGTTTCAAACTTCTCTCTAACCACCTAAATTTGGTTTTCCCACTAGGAAATGCTGCTTACTCCCAGTAACACATTGGGACCCTTATATATCATGATCACTGGCTTATTTCACATGCAGATTAGCTTCCTGTACTGTAACAGATGGAAACAATGTGCATATTTTGCAACTAGAGCTGAAATATGTGAAACTAATTTAATTGCTTCCTACTACTCTGCTCAAATGTGGAAACCTACTGTGGCAAAATAGACTTTTTGCATTGGAGGGATGCTCTAAATTTAGATGAGTAGATATAAGGGATTTATTTCTATATATGGTTGATGACCCATTTCAAGGTAAATGCTTACCATGATACCACCATTTAGTTTTCTTTGGATTTTTGTTGCATGTTCTTACATAAAATGAATTATCTGGTGGTCGCCTCTGAAataaagaagccaaaatgtttaaATGACTAGGATATTACAGAATGATAATATGGTTTGCATGCATTCAAGAAAACAATTGTGCAGATAGAGAGGTACATTACCAATTTCTTTGGAAAAGAATCCTCAAAATATATCTACAAAAACTAGATAAATTATGGACACGAAAGTTAACCTGCTTGTTAAATAATTTTaatctttacttttttttaaaaaaggtactaATGTCATTTTAGCTGTTACCTTTTTAATAAAAAGAAGTTGTACACATCAACTGTAAGAATAGCTAAAAAACAACATAACTGGTATAGCACATAGGCTGAAAATGCACCGCTCCAATTTAGATGCCCAGATTCAACTCGCAAGTCAAAACAGAGTTTCACAAAATATGGTCCAGACCAGCAACAGCCCTGATGATTTAATTTTGGAGCACAGGGGCAGTCCACACTACCCTAACAAACTTTTGAAAAGCTGATGGCATAGAGAAGCAGACTGTCCCATTCTAAAAAGACGCCTTGCATCTAGTGCTAAAATGAGTGATTACCTATATTGTCACTGAACTGATTGACTTTAAGAAAGTaaattcaacaatacattatgcTCATGTTCTGGCCCAACTTGCTAAAAAATACACATCTCAAAAGAAGAGAAAGTTATATGCTGAATTTATTGATTTACAAGCTGCATTTGACTCATTCTCTCACTGGTGACTATGAAAGGATTGAATTTAATTAAGTATCGATTATGTATCCTTTGAACTGAGGGTTCACTATGACCTCCAGGTCATATTTAACTAATTCGGTTGTAGTTACCAGGAAGTACACCAGAGACATGTGCTGGCCCCACAGACCCTTAATGACCGCCCTTCAAAACTTACTGTGGTAGATCTCCATGTTCCTAAACTGTCAGTACTTATCTTTCTTTATATTGATGGCGCTGttttacactctctctctcagttgAGGGTTTGGGGTGAACTTCAAAAATCTTCTCTATTAAATTGTCAAATCTCTTCACATGAATTATCATAAATCCTAAATAACGATTTTTTGTAAATCTAAAATATTTAAGACCTGGCTTCTTGATAAACATTACCTTGAGCAGGTCTATTTGTTTAATGATCTAGGTTTACTATTCTGTGCCATTCCCTCACAGACTCCACATTTTGCTATATCTTATGAAAACCACTGTGGCAGCAAACCAAAGATTCTTAATCTGTGGTAGGCTGCACATCCCATCAGCTTTATAGGCTTTTTCGGCAAAAAACTCCTGTCAGGTTCCCATATGGATCCAAACTTTTTACTCTGCTATAGAAGTTATTCAGTCATCTTTCCTTCATACACAGTTCGAGGCCGCATCAGTTCCCTACAGGAAGATGGTTCACCAAATAACATTTTaactattttttctcctttcatgCCCTCTCTCTCATCCCTAGACTTGGCTGCACTGACCCATTTAGCAGTGATCAGAACCAGCTTGTGGACTCCATGATTTGCACAATTAGACTTCTTGGTCCCAAATTTAAGTTGCAGATTAACAGAGCTTGAATTAAAATGAATCGACTGGAACCCTCCAATATAAGATGCTGAATGAATCTTTGTTGCCCTATACTTGCGTTTTCAGCATGTCATATTTTGTTGTGAATAAGTATTTATTATCCCTCACAGATCCCTCATGTCATCAGCTATTTTCTTCAGACTGTTCCAATATACTACTAATCACAGATTTATACAGTAGATTTTCCAGTCTTCCATGTGGGCAAATGATGTGCCCATGTGGGTCTGAGGTGACTGAAACcctggaatatttttttcttttaatgaaaactctatggcagttTTAGAGCTTCTTTGATAATCACCTTTCTTGCAATATTTCCCAACTGTCTGGATGACTACCATATATTTACTCTTGTTTCAACATGAGTCCTGGTAGCTCTAAACATCCAAGTTAATACCATTTCTTCAGTCTTAGAATAACCAAGAAATAAGCCTGATGGGCTTGCAGTCTTTATGGATTTTAATCCatgttacctttaaaaaaaactgtagctCTTTCTCCTTTATTTTCAACACTGGGTCTCTGCCCTGTGAATTTTAACCTAATCATTTATACAGTCTAAAATCAAACGTGCTATATATAAATAAATCGGAGTGCATGTTCTATTCATACTTGATACATACAATGGTGTTGTAAAAGTGGCCAATACATTGAAAACACTCTGAAATATGCTGGTAAAATGACAAATCATCAAATCATTCCTTCATACTATTAACTGCATGTTTAAGTTAACACAACAGTAGATCATTTATACAGAATGCTAATCCACAGTTATTGAACATACATCTTAACAATGTCCTAGAGCTTTTGCTTTGTGACTTGTACAACATGTTCATTCCTAATATAGTACACCCAGATATCTCCCTAAAAGTACAGACAGAAGAACACCATATCAAGCCAAGTTCTTCTACATTTGGGAATTAGTAAATTAGTCATATAGTTGGATGGCACCAATTTGGCcctgagaaaaatatattttctgacAAAATTTAAATGATGTTATACTTCAACATCCCAATTATAGATTTAGCTTTTAATTAGCCAAGGGCTATTAAACTATTAGGAGATTATCCAAGTCAATAATTTATCTGAAATGGTCCTTCATTGTGACCTAAAGGAGTTTATTAGTGTCAgaaatgtgaccccccccccacccccacaggagaCAAAATAAGCTATGTGAAATATCACTGTAAAGAATAGAATTTTGAAACCTTcaaattcatattttaaaaacttcagcAACCTTTTAAAGTAAGAAAACTAGCTTCAAATAGAACATGAAGAATTAACATTTCTGAAGCGGCAATGATGAGCAAGCAGCTACATTTCTTCCAAACTCCATGCCTATTATAACACAGAACCTACTCTGTAGCTATTAGAATATAGAATCTTATCACACTGACAGACGTATGGATTTCCAAAGTACTACAATGGTGGTTTCCACATGGGCATGGACTAATGTGGTTTGCATGCTGTGGTTGCTTATGAGTGTAGGAGAGTTTTCTATGTGGCAAAGTTTCCctgccccaggcagcagccatctTTTCTCCTCAGGCCACTGGGTCTTTCTCCTACAACCCTCTCCAATCAATATTCCTCACAGAACACTCTGTACCAATTGTAATTTCCAAACattcttcaaagacagctccattgtagtaatctaatctaggTGTTACCAAGGCATGCACCATAGTTGCAAGGCCTTTTTACTCAGGAAAGGGTGGCTTACCagccaactattttttaaaagaagctctaGCCCAAGTCTTGTCAGGTTCATCACACACCTTTCTCTATTGTTGCTTTGTTTCCCTTGTCTTTTCATTTTTACAATTCTGTTGAGACTCTCTGAAGAGATGCACATTGAGCATCTTTGGCATCTTGAGAGTTCACACAATAAATAAGTCATCGGAATCCAACAGAGAACACTGTTTTCACCTACACAGTAGATAATGAACTTTGAGATTCAATAAGATGGGTGATCTTGAGAAGCATAGCTCAGTCATAACAAATGTTAATTCTTCTGAAGTGCCACAGGACATACTTTTGCTGCAAAAGATTAATGAGACTGTTCATCTGGATTTCTGTCTCAATAGATTTTATTTCTAGAAAAAGGTGACTCTGGAAAATATTGTTCACACACCTAATGtggattctttcattttaaagttGTTACCACTACACATAACTAATCCAGTAATTGAAATTCACATACTTTCTTAAATCTTGTTTCTTATTTACTCCCTACAGAAGAGAGTACTTTGCCTATTCAAGTCTTGATCCCTGCAATATGCATATCTGATTCTAACAGAACACTTACCTTTCAACTCTAAGGCTATTTTGGAACGTCTAAAAACTTTCATTAATAAGTACTAGGAAAATCTCAGATAAGCATTTAAGATCTTATCGCTGTCATTTACTTTATAAATTTCAAGGTTATTTCTGAAGTCATACCTTTTCTTTGCAGCTGGAAAGCATGCTAATAATGCTAAGACAAACTGATTGCACCGAAAGAGCTGGAGACCAGTCTTCTGTTAGAATAGATAAACAGATATGTCCGTTGCTATAAACATGAGGATGAACCGGAATATTTTCACCAGTAAAcatgacctttaaaaaaaagaaagaaacaaaagtcAATCAGTGTTTGAATCCAAAAATTAGTTAAAGAACACTTCTTTGAGGACTGCACTCTGTCCTTATAGCAATTATATAGAATTTCACATTTATTAGGTCCACTGACTTCTGCGGGATCTAAAAAATGAAAGCATCTTAAATGTGAGAAAAAATGTATGGAAAAATGGCTAGTGAACTCttgaaaaaaaagagcagaagaaGGTAAAAGCGGCCACATTTCAGTACATCACAAGTGATACAACAGTCTTCTGAAGGCCTATGGTTGCTTACTTGGTATATTATTCAGTGCATTTATTGATGTACTACAaaacaaaagcatttaaaatgaagaaaaactgATTTGGTAAAGTGCCTAATAAACATGTGTTTTATCCCACCAACTTCCCCACATTCCCCCTTCCTGCAGCAGTTCTTTTTTACTCTAAAGAAGCTGAAGCTGCAGGTCACAGGGCCTGCATAGATGAAAAGACAGAATGCAAAGAGATAAGTCAGTAAATGGGGAAATTGGGCAAAAAAACCTTCTTTTCTGCCAGACCGGCCTCAGTGCAAACAGGAGTAAGTGATGATTTCACCTGATTCCTACTTCTCCCTGCAACCCTCTTGCCTCATAT
The window above is part of the Sphaerodactylus townsendi isolate TG3544 linkage group LG09, MPM_Stown_v2.3, whole genome shotgun sequence genome. Proteins encoded here:
- the UBE2W gene encoding ubiquitin-conjugating enzyme E2 W isoform X1 — its product is MTLNEKSVQNSITQWIVDMEGAPGTLYEGEKFQLLFKFSSRYPFDSPQVMFTGENIPVHPHVYSNGHICLSILTEDWSPALSVQSVCLSIISMLSSCKEKRRPPDNSFYVRTCNKNPKKTKWWYHDDTC
- the UBE2W gene encoding ubiquitin-conjugating enzyme E2 W isoform X2 gives rise to the protein MMASMQKRLQKELLALQNEPPPGMTLNEKSVQNSITQWIVDMEGAPGTLYEGEKFQLLFKFSSRYPFDSPQVMFTGENIPVHPHVYSNGHICLSILTEDWSPALSVQSVCLSIISMLSSCKEKRRPPDNSFYVRTCNKNPKKTKWWYHDDTC